The genomic window TATGTAGTTGGTGCCCCTGACCAACTAAATAATGGCAGCTACGATTGGACGTTTTGGTAAAGCTTTTGTAAGTTAAAATTTTACACGTTCATCAAATTAACATTTCATTACTTTCATGGGAAGCTGGCTCTGAAGCATATGATAATACACTATGGCATGTTGGTAATTAATTCTTATGTCCAAAAGGAGGTTGTGAAGTACCAACTAACATGTTATACAATTTTTACAAATGAAGAATTTTCTGTCCTAAACTTAAAAACCTTTTTTGAGGACCGACAACTTGCCAACTCAACAATGATGTAGGGCCTGATCAGTCTTAGTTCAGTACATCCTGCAACGCATCCGTCCTAGCTGAGAATAATGTCATGTAtacctgttactgttattgtttcctACAACCATATAGTACAAGGTAAATTTTGCCTGTAGTGGACAGAATGACCGAAAATAAGCCACTTTTCATCTATTGTATTTTCCTCACAAGTTGataagaaagttgtgcaacataatactttggtatacacgtacaggaaaatgtaattacaatagcaaaaagaaattgaaaaatatgCTTACGGAAACATTAAATAACCTGCATAGGCAAAAAAATAATGTCTAAAATAGGTTGTGACAAATGCCGCATGGGTCCAGGAGTGGAGCCCCTGACGGGAAATATGGTGATCGGATGGAGGTCTGGGGGCAAAGACCCCATGTTAGGAAAGTTTTTGATTTATACAGCActgtttgtggatttcccaggAATGGCTGGAGTAATTGAGACTTACCATCAGGAGGGTGCAGTCACTTCGTGAACAGTTACCAAAACTCATTTATATGATTTGCAGTGAAAAACAACAGATTCAAACATGCTACAATGTGCATAACTGAAACAAGGAATGATGATTGCAAGGTTGGATGGCTATGTGAAACTATgaaattacattttatatttggtGAAAGAAAATTTAATACAGTGTAACTATTGTCATGAAAGTAGAGAAAATGAGTGTGCACATATATTGTGCAATTAAAGAGTTTTAACTTGCTGCAACCAGTTTTCCAAGTTATTCATGTTTAGTGTCCCTAACGGCATAACTCATTATTGATATGTACTTGTGAAAATCGTTATTTCATAATTACCAATATTTGCCCTTCCATTCTTTGTATTTCATGTATTCTTTTATTGATAGTGGATtagtttttccattttttataccAAGAAATTAATTGTTTCTCTGTTGCAATGAAGTTATCTCAATGTGTGCAGCTTTTTTATGCACTCCAAGTAAAATGGGTATGAGtgccaaaaaagcaaaaaaaacatattataaaaaaattccAAGTATGCCATTTTCcaatataaattaacaaaaaaaatatatagagatagataaaagtagCACCTATGTGCCCAGGATCAATGTCTCTTCTGTTCATACATATTGTTTAAAGGTCTgtttaaaaacagtaacaatttttttttttcttctttctttctttcttttcttttttacactaaGATTTGTGGGCTTCTTTTTATGTGAATAgaattatgtgtatgtttatgtatgtatgtgatgtttctttttatatgtgcATGAATAGTGCTGAAGTCAGGAGACCTGTATTTATTTAGCAAGTAGCCTACATTTATCAGCATTTTTTaaacagttttattttttaacagttAAATAATTTATGTATTAGTACCAAAATAACCTTTTGTCAGGTGACGTCAAGCCGAGGCTTCCTAAGGTCTCGATGGATTCACTCAGCTTCAGGAGTAGGACCTTGGCAACAAAAGAATGCAACTCAGGTGGATGAGACGCTTGGGTTactaccctcccctctcactgTGCTTTCAGACGAGGAGCTTATGATGAAAGAAACAGGTTTGCCTTACGAAAATAACAAGGAATACTGCCCATgctggagagaaagataaaagtagatagtaaaatgaagaaaaatttgTTAAAAATACAAACACTGTTATTCTTTATTGTGTATTAGTTGGATATAACTCTTATGTAAGTGTTATTTATGGGATTAATTAATTGTGTCATTATCATACTGTACTAAACCTTATTTACATCTTATAGTTGCAAAATTTGCTCGTGAACAAGTTGCTCCCCTAGTAAGCAAGATGGATGAAGAAGGCTGTTATGATCCATCACTTGTAAGAGGCATGTATGAAAATGGGGTAAGAGatcacaaacttttttttcttttcttttcttttcttttctacaattTTTGTGAGTCCTATAAAATTATAATCCTAATCTGTAGGAGGTAATGGTATAGTAGATTGTTGAAATGGCTTTAGGGATTGTGATTAGTATTTACAGGCAATCATATTGCTAGCTAAGGTATTTTCTAGCAATCATATTGCTAGCTAAGTTGTATAACTCAGATGtataatatttaaattttcataCCTGTTAATTAAGGTGTTGCAAATatatttagtgatatatatatcgtCTTTAATCATAAGGGGAAAATATtggtatatttttatatctacagTTTATGGCAATTGAGACAGAACCTGAGTATGGAGGCTGTGGATCAACATTTTTTGTGGCAAATTTAGTTATTGAAGAGCTAGCCAAGGTTGACCCATCCGTAAGCTTGTTATGTGACCTCCAGAacacacttttcaacactttgtTCCGGAAGTTTGGCACAGAAGAACAAAAGCAGAAGTACCTCCCAAAGCTGGCCACAGAAATGGTAAGATCATGCTCATCCCTGGATATGGATTTTTAAGCCTCAGAATTTTAACCTTATCTTCATGATTTcctgttataattttcatcctacactctcctctatcctctctcttctctcccctctatccctctacttctcccttctttctctctctttctccctctgtccctatccttctctcctctgtccctctctttctctcctctgtctctctcctctctctgtctctctcctctctctgtctctctcctctctctgtctctctctgtctctctctctctctctctctctctctctctctctctctctctctctctctctctctctctctctctctctctctctctctctctctctctctctctctctctctctctctctctctttattctctctctctctctctttattctctctctctctctctttattctctctctctctctctttattctctctctctctctctttattctctctctctctctctttattctctctctctctctttattctctctctctctctttattctctctctccctctttattctctctctccctctttattctctctctctctctttattctctctctctctctttattctctctctctctctttattctctctctttctctttattctctctctttctctttattctctctctctttctctctctctctctctctctctctctctctctctctctctctctctctctctctctctctctctctctctctttctctctttctctctccctccctccctccctccctctccctctctctccctctccctccctctccctccctctccctctccctctccctctctctccctctctctccctctcctctctctctctctccctctctctctctctccctctctctctctctctctctctctctctctctctctctctctctctctctctctctctctctctctctctctctctctctctctctcttctctctctctctctctcttctctctctctctctctctctctctctctctctctctctctctctctctctctctctctctctctcttctctctctctctctctctctcttctctctctctctctctctctctctctcttctctctctctctctctctctctctctctctctctctctctctctcttctctctctctcttctctctctctctctctcttctctctctctcttctcttctctctctctcttctctctctctctctcttctcttctctctctctctctcttctctctctctctctcttctctctctctcttctctctctcttctctctcttctctctctctctctcttctctctctctctctctctctctctctcttctctctctctctctctctctctctctctctctctctctcttctctctctctctctctcttctctctctctcttctctctctctctctcttctctctctctctctctctctctctctctctctctctctctctctctctctctctctctcttctctctctctctctctcttctctctctctctctctctctctctctctctctcttctctctctctctctctcttttctctctctctctctctctctctctctctctctctctctctctctctctctctctctctctctctctctctctttctctctctctctctctctcttttctctctctctctctctctctctctctctctctctctctctctctctctttctctctctctctctctctcttttctctctctctctctctctctctcttttctctctctctctctctctctctctcttctctctcttctctctctctctctctctctctcttctctctctctctctctctctctctctctctctctctctctttctctctctctctctctctctctctctctctctctctctctctctctctctctctctctctctctctctttctctctctctctctctctctctcttttttctctctctctctctctctttctctctctctctctctctcttttctctctctctctctctctctctcttctctctctctctctctctctctctcttttctctctctctctctctctcttctctctctctctctctctctctctctctctctttctctctctctctctcttttctctctctctctctctctctctctctttctctctctctctctctcttttctctctctctctctctctctctctctctctctctctctctctctctcttctctctctctctcttctctctctctctctctcttctctctctctctctctctctctctctctctctctctctctctctctctctctctctctttctctctctctctctctctctctctctctctctctctctctctctctctctctctctctctctttctctctctctctctctctctctctctctctctctctctctctctctcttctctctctctctctctctctcttttctctctctctctctctctctctctctctctctttctctctctctctctctctctctctttctctctctctctctctctctctctttctctctctctctctctctctctctctctctctctctctctctctctctcttctctctctctctctttctctctctctctctctctctctctctctctctctctctctctctctttctctctctctctctctctctctcttttctctctctctctctctctctctcttttctctctctctctctctctctctctctcttctctctctctctctctctctctcttttctctctctctctctctctctctctctctctctctctctctctctcttctctctctctctctctctctctcttctctctctctctctctctctctctcttctctctctctctctctctctcttctctctctctctctctctctctctctctctctctctctctcttttctctctctctctctctctctctctctctctctttctctctctctctctctttctctctctctctctctttctctctctctctcttctctctctctctctctcttttctctctctctctctctctctctctctctctctctttctctctctctctctctctctctctctctctctctctcttttctctctctctctctctcttctctctctctctctctttctctctctctctctctctctctctctctctctctctctctctcttctctctctctctctctctctctctcttctctctctctctctctctctctctcctcttattctctctctctctctttattctctctctctctctttattctctctctctctctttattctctctctctctcttctctctctctctctctctctctctctctctctctctctctctctctctctctctctctctctctctctctctctctctctctctctctctctctctctctcttttctctctctctctcttttctctctctctctcttttctctctctctctctttctctctctctcttttctctctctctctctttctctctctctctcttttctctctctctctcttttctctctctctctcttttctctctctctctcttttctctctctctctcttttctctctctctctctcttttctctctctctctctctttctctctctctctctcttttctctctctctctcttttctctctctctctctctttctctctctctctctctctctctctctctctctctctctctctctctctctctctctctctctctctttctctctctctctctctctctctctctctctctctctctctctctctctctctctctctctctctctctctctctctctctctctctctctctctctctctctctctctctctctctctctctctctctctctctctctctctctctctctctctctctctcttttctctctctctctctctctctctctctctctctctctctctctctctctctctctctctctctctctctctctctctctctctctctctctctctctctctctctctctctcttctctctctctctctctctctctctctcttttctctctctctctctctcttctctctctctctccctctctctctctctctcactctctccctctctctctctctctctctctctcctctctctctctctctctctctctctctctctctctctctctcttttctctctcgcttttctccgtctcttcctttccctctctctcctctcctctctcctctctctctttctctctcaaccttcagggcaatatttttttctgtggaaaatatttatatatatttatatgtatgatacaaaTATCAGTATTTGGTAAGCTTCAATAGTCATAACCTTCCTACAGACAGGAAGCTTCTGTCTCTCCGAGACAGAATCAGGTTCTGATGCCTTTGCATTGAAGACTGTGGCAGTGAAAGATGGGAACAACTATGTCATTAATGGTTCCAAAATGTGGATATCTTCAGCACCACAGGCTGGTGTATTCCTTGTGATGGCCAATGCCAACCCTTCAGCTGTAAGTGatcatatgtttatttttgtctacCATGTATGAGATATATAGTGATCTTCCCCAAAATATTCGATGATTGTTTAGagtatagagaaaaaaatcataattttcaaaTTACTATGGTAcagttaaagataaaaaaaaaagcatatatatttagattctgAAAATAGAAATGCCGGTATGTGTTACTACTTGAACAcagaaatataatatttaaattattatttgccATTCAGTAGAATAAGTGCATTCATCCCCTACCAGAAGACAcaaagttttttgttgttgtttttaataataataatctgtttcTGCTGGGTATAGGCATATACTTacttgccatgcccactatgagaTTTAGTTTATTGATTGACTTTGCACATAAATAGCCCACAAGTAttaggtcaccaatgagccaattataagTAATACCTATCCcacttgtttaccctttgccTTGATTTTCCAAAATAGTTTCCTCCCCAATCCCTCGCCCATTATTGTCATGGGGGAGCTTAAGAgatggagactgagacccaatgctggggatatCCTGTCTTGGGCCTCAGCTCTCGACTTAACTAATTTTGCACAGTCTTTTTCCCTCCCATCttgtcgtttctctctcttctccaatccTCTCTACTATCCATTTCCTAAGGTCTGATAGCCATGTAGaagggatgaaaggctgactttgtgccagttatAAACGACctaggggagccatgggcacattATTCCCTTGTTTAGTTGTATAGCCCTTACCCCTCCACCTGatgggtggactgtttctctccccaacatactctaggcttatcATGGCACGTAATAAAGACTTTATACCCTTATtaagggcaatgaggcttgccccttcatcaaatagcaccAAATTTTCCCGGTTCCCTGAacacaggctctcctttgaccgcaactctgaacactgctactaccCCGTCCCCAATGCCTACTATCAGATCTTCTACCTAGATCAATACACAACCTCCAAGAGACATTCCTACCCTCCCAACATTCTCAACTTcatccccctctaccctctctactTTCTTCAACTAATCCATCCTCCCATATAACTACTCTACAGTCTTATTCTCCACCTCTCTGCAGTACTACCTCTATAAACATCTTAAATACTCTGTTTGGCCCAGCCAGGTGGGATCGATTTTTCatgacccctctcccccccccagctcattactctgacaacacactcctcttccagcaatgtctcaaaAAACAAGTTGGCAAAGTTTCTTTCCGCAGCTGCCCCAATCATTTCTATCTCGTTACAGTTACATCCAAaacccaagctaaagcattatcaaccctgacaAACTTCATTGGCAAActcattcctgcccaacctcaacCCACATtcaatacttgtactggaactgaactgtctctatctccccaacaaactgccctgtctatgACAAAAATTGATCAGATTGTGACAAAGACTTACTCACCTGCCTCATGAACTATGATGCAGTATTAGTATAATGCTATACCATTCTCCCTTGAATCAGCCATGAGACCCCCACCAACATTGTCAAGATTAGTTTCCGTCGACATAACATcccctttaacccaatgccgccggggaaaatgaacaaatcatggggaaaatgctgtgcctattttctatattttttgtaatatgtctgcccatagatggctatgctagtgcttagccacaaaggagtcaattagtatttGAATTGGTGTgttttttaccagtgctatgaatatcgatggtgttatttttattataaacattataattattataatgttttttaacatcagtaacagtaaaataagataacgtaaaatattttgtaaatcaaagaaaagggtgactggcgagacaggcagtactcgtaactggctcattggtgacttagtaaaagtgtagccatctatgtgtaaaaacaatcaaacaagtactcacagtgggcatagcacgtgtctacacgtcaTACTCGTCGGCAAAGGGTTAACCCCTTCACGACAGTTCACGTTTttggacgtcataacaaaccacacgaaatgtggcgtgcggcattgatcgccagagcgtagatttttttttttttttttagttttatacaaccgtcaccaaggggttaatgtttacattggcagCCTCCCTCCTGTCGATGTCAGAATTGATGGCATCTAGGACAataccctctatgtgcccaacctggtcatgattgATCAAATCATGACCAGGTccctataatgtattttataggggctgccccacctacaaatttaagTTTGAGGTGGCAACTCGCAGATTCAGATTTGGCCTCACTctgcgtgaagccagacaggaagcaagttgatgaggtttttctcttattccctgcTACATTACACACAACCACTCTAAGATGCATgcacagatttcccaacacaaaggaccgagaaacatacaaacacacagcaagcaaaacaaatgtgcaatgaaaaaatgtgtaaaattttatacaattcacacacacacttccacacgtaaaattaccgacttacacatgcacacacacagttgcgcgcacatatttccacagatacacacaaaaacacaagccgacaaacacaaacacgacgaagaacagatacatacatctatatatgtacacatatagttgcacaaacataattaccaatataaaGACCTGTATTCATACAAACTAGCTCAAAAACAATCATTCATACAGCCATACAGCAATCACGCCCATTCGCATCCCCGGAGGGATGGGTTAGAAATGGAGCACGTGAATACACGTTCCCGTCTGGACGGATCCACCTGGAGTACACGTATATACGTGACCCGTCGTTAATGGGTTATTCATCAGTAATGTCAgtaacattatgatcattataatgtctataaaaaagaagagagcatATTGATTTTGTTAGTAAATAAGGTGTTTTCCTGCAAACTACAGGAAAGTGAAATCAGGGGAAGTcataaagtctactaattgactcctttgtggagcCATCAAAACATGGGTTTAAGACAGTATTGCCAATTGGAATGTAGGGTCTTAATTAGaactcatattttattttttctttggtctCTGAAAGGGCTACAAAGGTATCACCTGCTTTGTCATTGATGCTGGAACCCCTGGCTTATCAATTGGCAAGAAAGAGGATAAGTTAGGTCTCAGGGCCTCCAATACATGTGCAGTACATTTTGATAATGTTGTGGTGAGTGTTTACTTcagatttcaaaaaaaaaaattatatacatatatatatatatatatatatatatatatatatatatatatatatatatatataaacctcattTTGTTACAGCTTTAACCCAGCCATGCTGAGTGTCATCTTGACACatcatgagggaaaaaaaaactagataatatataatcacattatGCAAGCCTAGCAGCAAGCTGGAAAATTGTCTAAGCATGGAGCTACTCGTGACATTTTTGTACCTCGGCTTCACCAGGCTTTGCCAATAATTTCACATAATAGGAACGGGTTAAAAGCTTACTTTTGcctcatatacctatatactctttttttctttgcaaaaGAAAAGATTGACTCtttgtgattattaatattgtgacaATACAGGATTCCTAGGGTACTATAGGTTAAAGAGTGTAACGGAGTTCAGTTTTCTGTGATATTCACTTAATTCACTTAATGATGTGAAAAATTATTTCCTCCTAAGGTACCTGAAGAAAATATTCTCGGAGAACTTGGACATGGTTATAAATATGCCATTGGTATGTTAAATGAGGGACGTATAGGTATTGGTGCCCAAATGGTTGGTCTGTCTCAAGGATGCCTTGATGCCACCATTCCGTACCTGCTTCAGCGTAAACAATTTGGGAAAGCTTTGTTTGATTTCCAGGTACTTTTAATTTTTTGTACTACAACTATCAAATCTAAGATTGAAAgtgaatatatcaatatttaatatatgatttattaattAAAAGAATCAGGAAAGttgaagtattattatttttaacaggcTATGCAGCATGCAGCAGCTTATCTGGCCACAGAAATTGAATGTGCGAGACTACTTGTATATAATGCAGCCCGATTGAGGGAAGCAAAACAACCCTTCATTAAACAAGCTGCAATGGCAAAGCTTTACAGTTCAGGtatattttttgctgtttgttgtttattatagAGTGGTTGATTTTTTAATGTAGATTTAATATTGTACAAGTGTAAGTGGATCATGAtacatattattagtaatattagtgagAATGAGATCTACATAAAGAAGACCTGTAGCCCAttcaatctatatataaaatgtaggACCCGTCTTCTCCTAAAATCTAATCACACAGCTGTTTCACTGTTGATAATTTAAGAATAATGGTTTACTTAATTTCACTTTTAATGTTTCATCTTCTTGAGTTTACAGTTTTCATgaatttgtatttacatttttcatatatcattaaGTAGTCAGAAAGCTTAAATTTTAGTCAGGTTTGCTATTTCTTTTGAAGCAAAGCTAGCAGGCTAGCTGGGAGGGTTGTGTCATATTTTAAAGTCATTATTAAAATTTGACTCATAATATTTGCAAtagtatttgtttcttttctaaatTACATTTCTCATGACCCTTTAATTACATTAAAACTAGCATAAGTGTTTGGATTGTTTAAATTATAGATGGATATTTTATTTCTATGACAGCAATACTAGCTAATGTGTGGTCAGTTGATCAGTGATCAAACCAAGGCATGTGATATGTGGATAAAATTCTTATGGTTGCAAATTCTTTCATTCAGAGAAGTACCTTggctttattattgattttgctgtatttttataattcatattttattGTATAAGAGTAGATAAGACTGGATAAGACTAGAAATTATTCATCTATTCTTCATTTAATACTTACTCACATTTTATAGTTCTAGCTTCACCTCTTCCTGCAAACTCGCACAGGCACATTCAtgatttaatttcttttcattgttgaacatcactattatgattgttgttacttTAATTTCAtgcttctctccatttcttgttAGAGATTTTTAATTATCGTTCTCCATACAGAGGTGGCCACTCGTGTTACATCCAAATGTGTGGAGCTTATGGGTGGTGTTGGCTTTACCAAAGATTATCCAGTTGAGAAGTTTTATCGAGACTGCAAAATTGGCACAATTTATGAGGGAACATCACATATTCAGTTGAATACTATTGCAAAACTTGTTGCACAAGATTATGtagcataattattgtaataaagaaagataatgtcTTGTATATATTTAGCTATTAATTAGGTTTAGATGTAAGACATTACTTTTAATGCAGAATCTCAAAGCATtagctctctctcctgcttttcaTGTGGTAAAATTGATATATTTAGGATGCCCTATTTCTTCTTTGTGGTTAGGAAAGTATGTTGTAGCATACATTTATAATTGTGGCAGCAtttgacaaaacaaaaataaatttcaaCTTCTATTACTTTACTTTCATTTGGCATTATAATGTTAtttgatcaaataaaaaaatacagcctATGTAAGTGAACATGCTTTGTGATGCATTAATTCAGAAggtattgtaataatatttttgaCATGGGATTGTTTATATtgtgatattatatattaagTTAACAATGGGttggtatgaatatataatacattaactATGGGTTGGTATTGATTATTTAAACTTCCATTAATTAAAACAAGACTATTAAGCGTTAACATTTCCTACTTACTGTATGCTACTTGGTATTTGTTTTATTGGTTGTTACTTTGTTTAATTCACTGATATTCAGTCAACCCTTATTCNNNNNNNNNNNNNNNNNNNNNNNNNNNNNNNNNNNNNNNNNNNNNNNNNNNNNNNNNNNNNNNNNNNNNNNNNNNNNNNNNNNNNNNNNNNNNNNNNNNNGCACCCAcccatgatatttatatatatatgtgtgtgtgtgtgtgtgagtgtgagtgtgagtgtgagtgtgagtgtgagtgtgagtgtgagtgtgagtgtgtgtgtgtgtgtgtgtgtgtgtgtgtgtgagt from Penaeus chinensis breed Huanghai No. 1 chromosome 24, ASM1920278v2, whole genome shotgun sequence includes these protein-coding regions:
- the LOC125037738 gene encoding short/branched chain specific acyl-CoA dehydrogenase, mitochondrial-like isoform X1, producing MAATIGRFGKAFVTSSRGFLRSRWIHSASGVGPWQQKNATQVDETLGLLPSPLTVLSDEELMMKETVAKFAREQVAPLVSKMDEEGCYDPSLVRGMYENGFMAIETEPEYGGCGSTFFVANLVIEELAKVDPSVSLLCDLQNTLFNTLFRKFGTEEQKQKYLPKLATEMTGSFCLSETESGSDAFALKTVAVKDGNNYVINGSKMWISSAPQAGVFLVMANANPSAGYKGITCFVIDAGTPGLSIGKKEDKLGLRASNTCAVHFDNVVVPEENILGELGHGYKYAIGMLNEGRIGIGAQMVGLSQGCLDATIPYLLQRKQFGKALFDFQAMQHAAAYLATEIECARLLVYNAARLREAKQPFIKQAAMAKLYSSEVATRVTSKCVELMGGVGFTKDYPVEKFYRDCKIGTIYEGTSHIQLNTIAKLVAQDYVA
- the LOC125037738 gene encoding short/branched chain specific acyl-CoA dehydrogenase, mitochondrial-like isoform X2, which produces MDEEGCYDPSLVRGMYENGFMAIETEPEYGGCGSTFFVANLVIEELAKVDPSVSLLCDLQNTLFNTLFRKFGTEEQKQKYLPKLATEMTGSFCLSETESGSDAFALKTVAVKDGNNYVINGSKMWISSAPQAGVFLVMANANPSAGYKGITCFVIDAGTPGLSIGKKEDKLGLRASNTCAVHFDNVVVPEENILGELGHGYKYAIGMLNEGRIGIGAQMVGLSQGCLDATIPYLLQRKQFGKALFDFQAMQHAAAYLATEIECARLLVYNAARLREAKQPFIKQAAMAKLYSSEVATRVTSKCVELMGGVGFTKDYPVEKFYRDCKIGTIYEGTSHIQLNTIAKLVAQDYVA